A portion of the Neorhodopirellula lusitana genome contains these proteins:
- a CDS encoding MotA/TolQ/ExbB proton channel family protein: MVRPNNAITKRITIGFNGAAEIFFSAACESFAARPHIATVRRTEMKDSNPYSTPTTDRERDLTDRTSLRRVRLVTALIVPLALAGGVFMTVIGMMRSFDALAKAESVEPSQLAGDISTSLSLGAVSVPVAIVAFAIWLWATLKLRKVERSATIELTD; encoded by the coding sequence TTGGTTCGACCGAACAATGCCATCACCAAACGGATAACCATCGGTTTTAACGGAGCGGCGGAGATCTTTTTTTCGGCTGCCTGCGAGTCGTTCGCCGCCCGCCCGCACATCGCTACCGTTCGCCGTACTGAGATGAAAGACTCGAACCCTTACTCCACACCAACAACCGACCGTGAACGAGACCTAACGGATAGAACATCGCTCCGGCGGGTGCGCTTGGTGACGGCTCTTATCGTTCCTCTGGCTCTTGCAGGTGGCGTGTTCATGACGGTGATCGGAATGATGCGATCTTTCGATGCGCTGGCAAAGGCTGAGAGTGTTGAACCGAGCCAATTGGCTGGCGACATTTCGACATCGCTGTCTTTAGGGGCGGTATCTGTTCCAGTTGCGATTGTTGCTTTCGCGATTTGGCTTTGGGCAACTCTTAAACTACGTAAAGTCGAACGTTCCGCTACAATTGAATTGACTGACTAG
- a CDS encoding addiction module protein has translation MTLQESLRSLPPDQKFAIVTQLWDDLASSAPLTLPPDELAEMQRRRDEMLADPSIAIDADEVWRRVDGD, from the coding sequence ATGACCCTGCAAGAATCACTTCGTTCTCTACCGCCCGACCAGAAGTTCGCGATCGTAACGCAACTCTGGGACGACTTGGCTTCTTCGGCACCGCTAACGCTACCGCCAGACGAGCTTGCCGAAATGCAACGCCGGCGTGACGAAATGCTTGCGGACCCTTCTATCGCAATTGACGCTGACGAAGTATGGCGGCGTGTCGATGGCGACTGA